A single window of Intrasporangium calvum DSM 43043 DNA harbors:
- a CDS encoding phosphotransferase enzyme family protein, whose amino-acid sequence MAAAVVTVAEPRMLSTADAEAVAAAFGLGPDAVLDGPVARGQLGRIWRLRADGTSWAVKEWFAPPDVTAVEAHHEFSEAALAAGVFTPRSRPSVHGTVLADVSGTPVRVTEWVDLAPRSRRLDPAEVGRTVAHLHRAGGPTDERVGNWFATGVGAVGWHDMHRRLVAARAPFADELEELLPDLVAVESVIEPHEQPRVCHRDLWADNVLASADGRVCIIDFENMGPADPAQELAMVLFEFGDDDPERARLVHAAYVDAGGPARVSRRGHFTMLVAEQAHITTYACARWIGESDVAERARLEAWFRETPEDPVTLARIDRVLAAVT is encoded by the coding sequence GTGGCAGCTGCTGTCGTGACCGTCGCCGAGCCCCGGATGCTCTCCACCGCCGATGCCGAGGCGGTCGCGGCCGCGTTCGGCCTCGGACCCGACGCCGTCCTCGACGGACCCGTCGCCCGCGGCCAGCTCGGGCGAATCTGGAGACTGCGAGCGGACGGCACTTCGTGGGCGGTCAAGGAGTGGTTCGCGCCCCCCGACGTCACGGCGGTCGAGGCTCACCACGAGTTCTCGGAGGCTGCTCTGGCGGCCGGCGTCTTCACGCCCCGTTCCCGCCCGTCGGTCCACGGCACCGTCCTCGCCGACGTCTCCGGCACACCGGTGCGCGTCACCGAGTGGGTGGACCTGGCCCCGCGCAGCCGCCGGCTCGACCCCGCCGAGGTGGGGCGGACGGTCGCACACCTGCACCGGGCTGGAGGCCCCACCGACGAGCGGGTCGGCAACTGGTTCGCCACCGGCGTCGGAGCGGTGGGGTGGCATGACATGCACCGGCGACTCGTCGCGGCCAGGGCGCCCTTCGCAGACGAGCTCGAGGAGCTCCTGCCCGACCTCGTGGCGGTCGAGAGCGTCATCGAGCCGCACGAGCAGCCCCGGGTCTGCCACCGCGACCTCTGGGCCGACAACGTCCTTGCGAGCGCAGACGGACGCGTGTGCATCATCGACTTCGAGAACATGGGCCCGGCCGACCCCGCGCAGGAGCTCGCCATGGTGCTCTTCGAGTTCGGCGACGACGATCCCGAGCGCGCTCGGCTGGTGCACGCCGCGTACGTCGACGCCGGTGGTCCGGCCCGGGTCAGCCGGCGCGGGCACTTCACCATGCTCGTCGCGGAGCAGGCCCACATCACCACCTATGCGTGCGCCCGGTGGATCGGCGAGAGCGACGTCGCCGAGCGCGCCCGGCTCGAGGCGTGGTTCCGAGAGACGCCCGAGGACCCGGTGACCCTCGCTCGGATCGACCGGGTCCTCGCTGCCGTCACCTGA